The window TAATAATCCATTGCAATCCATCGCCTCCATGCTATTCATGATTTAACAGATTCCTAATACATTGTCACTCAGaaatctcttttccaggctacaGCACTGTCTGTGCAGCCACTCTGTACGCAGCTGTCATTCCATACTTCTCACCACCTTGTCACTCCTTTCTCTTACTTTTTCACACTGTACTAGAATACAGGAGAATTGCAATTACACTTAATattcaaaattaagaaaaatatatatttaaatagcaaCATGCTTGTTTGTACCCGTTCGATTTCTAAATCATCGCATTCAGAATTTGCTTTGACTAAGCAATGCACTGAcataaaaaacaatttaaagatatttttcacaAGGGTAACGGTCACTTTATAAAGTTCACAGACAATTATTTACAAATTGGTCAACTTTGAAGAACAATAGAACAGCATGTTCTGTAAAAACTCCACCAGCATCATTAGCAAGTTTTGGCATCAGCctctttttcaaatttttacAAATGATCCTTTCCTTGACTATAGTGCTGAGCTTTGTTCACCATGGAAATGCATCGTTTACTTCTACCCTAGGTCTTGTATAGCACAGCGAGTTCCTCATCCATATAAAGGCTTTTTCCTTAGTCCCACAACAATTTACTCTCTTTAAAAGCCTTTCGTGACAGACTGTGCCAGAAGACTTTTGGAAATTTACATAGACTGTCATTTGGACTCCTGCTTACAGGTGCCTTTTGACTCCTTTAGTGAACACCAAGAGACTCATAAAAGTGGTGCTGATGCCTCCCAAATGGCATTCAGTCTGCAGGACAACTCCCACAGCTGGCAACTGAAGATGGGCATCCTGCCTCTGGGGCAGGGTGTACCTTCCTAAATGCTCTTTTGCCTATTTTGCAGCCTGCACAATTAGTTCAAATTCACAACTCCTTCTGAGGTTAAGACACTGCTGGTTGCTCTTCTGGCTATAGGTACAGTGAGGTGGTTGTGGTCATCGCACCAGGTTTTGATGGTATTTCAGCAAAATGGAGAAATGGTTCATATGCCATAGGACTTACCAATAGTTCAGACAAGTTCATTTGGATAAGGTGAACACCTGTTTGTTACATTTGAAGAATTCACCTCTCCATTGACTGATGAGAAATATGGGGCACCTCGCAGAAGAGCCTTTACTGAAAACATTAATCATCAGTTTGCTTCTTATCGTGTTACAGACACAGTAGGGTCAGCCTCATCcattaaaaagtgttttaaatctTACTAAGATGCACGTCAGGCCACATTcgtctttgtttttcttttgaatggCAAATTGAACTCTTTCATCAAACACTATTGAAATCTTGTTCACAACTAGAACAACTTCTTCCCTTATAAGGTGAATTACATGAcaagataaatgaaaaatattcttctcCCTCCAAAAACTTTGCAGTAGCACACCTCACTGGAAGATAAGAAATTCACTGAATAACTCTTCTGTTAAGTGAGAAGCACATCCTGCTGTGTTCACCCATGGTATTTATGAACCTGTTGTAAATCATCTCTTACAACCATGATGCTAACAAGACCATATCTGGTATGAGATCAGAAAAAGTTACATACTGCTTGAGTCTGAGACCTACCTTCTTCCTAAGAACAGACGGAAGACTTCAGAATCTTACCTCTCTTTTGCAAGAACAGCAAGTCCCTGTAGCAAGATCGGTACAACCGTCTGATCCAAGTAGGCACGCGTGGGTAACGACTGGAGATCCACCTTCTGCTTTGATGTCTTTTCTGcgtttattttttcattttctactaTCCTCTGGAGGAGTAAGAAGTAAATGAGCATTGGTAACAGTGGCAAGATCTACTTTGAAGCACAAGTGCAAACAATACACATTTTTCTGCAAGTTCACTTAAGTTCTAAAAAAGATGTAAAGAAATGATTTTAAGTGCGCAGTTTTCCTTGAACAAACCTAAACCAGAGGAGCCTTCTGCTTAATTCTTACATTTTGAGAAAATGTTAGGAAGTCCTAAGTTTAATATAAGCAGTCCCAGTCGAGTATTTCCTGCACACATGCACTTCCAACACAACTGCTAAAAGGATCAGAAATGTAGCCTTAGTCTGACAGAAGAGACCCCACTCTATTGAAGCACAGATGAATACTTTAAGATACACAAAATGCTTCCAAGCCTTTTGGTCAAAAGCCACTGAATTATCTTGAAACTGGTAACTGTGGCTAAAGAAAGGATACCCTACCACTGCCAGTGAACCAGATGTTTTCAACACAACAACCAATGCAACCAATGGATAAGGTTACAATTTGGTAATGGAAACTGAGGTATCAAGGCAAACAGTTCTCAGGGAGATCAGTAAAAAGGACATGTAAGAAGTTTCTGCATCATCTTAGCATACAGTATGAGGTTATAATGGAGGAAGACAGGAGGCATTTTCCTAGTGAGCAAGAAACAAACATCACAGAGTAAACAAACACCTAACCCACGCGGCTACCAGGAGCAGCCACGCTGGATTGTGTCTACTCTCAGGGTAAGTAATTAAAGCCAGCCTGAACTATTCAGATCCAACATCCTTATTTACAGCAGGACTAAAGGAACTCCTCCCTTTGATAATTTCTTAGAAATGCCATCAAAtgctcctgctcccctccctgccgTAAAAGCCTGTCTGGCTTTTTGTGCCATAACATGTTTACAGAACAGATAACCATCACAGGAGAGTTCCCAGAGAAATCTCATTGGTTCAGGCATCACCTCGGCAGCATCTACCACAAAGGAACCTGCCGCCTCCCCCTGAGGGACATTACGCTTTAAGTTTAGCTCCAACAGCCTCACTGTCGATCAGGGTTACGACTCCCGCTCCCCCCTTACCTCCACGTTTTCGGTCAGGCCGTACTCGGCGTGGGGGTTTTCCGGCACCTGTAAGACACGGGGGGCTCAGCGGGGCGCACACCGGCCCcacccgccccgccccgccccgcgcaaTACCTGCGGCTGCCCCTCCATCATCTGCTCCGCCTCCATGGCTGCAAACGCGAGCGCCGCTCGATGCACGGGCACCCCGGGAGGCAGCACACGCGGGCAGGGGGCTCACACAGGGCCGCGGCCGCCCCAACCCAGCACGGCCCCGTCCCGCCCGCaccgccgggcccggcccccgcccgccGCGGCTCCTTTCGGCCTCACGGAAActgccgcgccgccgccgcgcgcATGCGCAAGGCTCAGCCCCGCCTACCCCCAGCGGGCGCTGCGAGGGGCGCGGCCTTGGGCGGGGTCCgctcccctcacagcccccggTGAGGGAGCTGCCCGCTGACCGTAACCGGCACCGGCAGTGAGGGGAGCCACGCGCGCTCGGTCGCTTAGGTTCTAATGTAACTTAATGGTGCTTCATGGTGATGAATCACGGAATCAcctaggctggaagagacctccaagatcacccagtccaacctctgccCTAACACTAAGCAGCCCTCTGagccatatccctaagctctacatctaaacgtcttttaaagacctccggggatggtgactccaccacctccctgggcagtccatcccaatgcctcacaaccctctcagtaaagaagttcttcctaatgttataaatgaggtctcaactcaatctgaattttgtaatacttataaaacaaatatttctaaaaggtataaaagctataaaaggtataaaagacaagtaaacagcactgggtgtgcagggagtctatgctccaccaacactcacacacaaacatcaaacgttctaaatatacagaacattgcttgacatactaaacccaagtatgcctatgcatacgtacaatcaggaaaggtaacaaacaatccctTAAGTTCCACGACTCAACAGgctccattttccactccttttcttgattacatacaagtctccattttccattccctttgagcaatatgtcttgctttaagttgttaagcaacttggtcttcaggccttatgtatcccgttcttcccggatcgaagaaaagcacatccatctccttttcaaggccaataggcgtGGGTCAAAAGGCAagtccaggtcaccagggggcgtaacagcaaaggcctgcgatggctgtagcagcagaggggcccatggtgtagcagtcggatcagtagaggagcccgcagctccctcactatctggcaaaccacatgcttctgactgtggtcccacagggctctttaatgcctcagagactgctcgccaggtgccgagcaataccactgcaaccttgtcgtttttagttgcagagtcccacaccttgacctcagtttggtcccatatttcaggctcataaactgtccaattgttaataaggagaataagctgtgaggttaccaggacagtctttgttcctaaggacgtatgattccccataatgcgcaactgcttaccagcgagaggcagttgtgtgcacaggtctgcttctctcagctcgagcttctctccagctccagtgcacctattcccagcgactttctgtctctgagcggtttgctgagtctggccaaacctatcttcatgaggcaatcaatgtgcctgttcccgtcctggtctccattctgccagcctgttcctcttcacttccttttcctgcttctttatcaatgtaacttcatcgtgttgcctttttttatcttgagggcaggctcccatcttatacccttctctccacagcagttcttttcaaaacaacttctCATTGGTTAAACAACTTTGAAGgtaacaacaaaagcaaacacccagaaacatccaggccttaagggctggagaacaagaaaccagagactgcatggagtctcatgaatcacccttctttgttccctctaaactcttttatattcctgatgtcCTCCTccttaagagtctaatgttatctcagccacggggctttccaacccccatggccacattcccaaatctcccccttctttattaatataaaccattttcttgacacgaattaccactccatatataacactaatatccaacctagacctcccctggtgcaactttaggccatttctccttgtcctgtcaccaggcacgtgggaaaacagaccaacacccacctcgctacagcttcctttaaggtaccCAAAGActgtgataaggtcacccctgagcctccccttctccaggctgaacaagcccagctccctcagccgctcctcatgggacttgttctccagaccactcaccagcttcatcgcccttctctggactcgctcaagcacctccatgtccttcttgtagagaggggcccaaaactgaacacagtactcg is drawn from Anas platyrhynchos isolate ZD024472 breed Pekin duck chromosome 3, IASCAAS_PekinDuck_T2T, whole genome shotgun sequence and contains these coding sequences:
- the DPY30 gene encoding protein dpy-30 homolog, which gives rise to MEAEQMMEGQPQVPENPHAEYGLTENVERIVENEKINAEKTSKQKVDLQSLPTRAYLDQTVVPILLQGLAVLAKERPPNPIEFLAAYLLKNKSQFEDRN